The Canis lupus familiaris isolate Mischka breed German Shepherd chromosome 7, alternate assembly UU_Cfam_GSD_1.0, whole genome shotgun sequence nucleotide sequence agagaaagagttttAAGTTCAACTCCTCCATACTTACCCGACTCCTCAAAAACACGTCATCTTTCAGTTCACATTAGTAATCTGGGGGTATAGGGGTACCTGTGTTATTTTCTCTGGGACAGGAGGCTAGGGGCATGATGCTGGCCAGGAGCAATCCATCTTTTAACCCACAGCACTGAAAAAAATCAGTCCTGGAATAGGCCAAGGGTCGTATTCTCTTAGCAATCAACTCTTCTTTAAAGGTTAAGTTCATTGGTGATTATGGGCCACAATGTAAAACTTCTGGAAATCTGCGTGACTTATCTGTGTTCTTGAAAACAATTGCTATTCTACCTAGAGCGTGTTACTTCCACAACAGTAAGGAAGCACAAGCTCTTTTTTACAGAGAGCACCTATAGTCTTGGTTAAATATTCAAGAACACTTATTTCACTGCAGCTTAATGGACCAGAAACTTGTTTTAGAAAGAACCTAAGCAAATTCGGCATGGAAAAGGTAATTCAAGTTAATGGTgtagtgaaaaatgttttttacatgaagaaaaatgtcCATGAAGTGGCTACACTATTAGCTACTGACAGAACCATCCGGGAGTTGGGGACGTGCAGTTTTGAAttccagaaactttttatttttcctttgtgttcatttaaaggaaatatgttccaatatttactgagctcaTTGTACGTGCCACTGTGGACCAAACAAAGGTCCCATTCTAGTAGGAGGAGCCAGACCAGAAACAAGTAAATGAGTACACATGCGGGAGTATCTGAGGTATATTGGGGGGAAATAACACTGAGAAAGGGAGACTAGGTGGTGTTTGCAGGGCTGAAAGCTGCATAAGGGGACTTTTGAGCAGAGACTTTATGCAAGTGAAGAAGTGAGAAGTCACCTACGTAAGTGGCTCTCAGGAGGAGATGCTCTAGGCCAAGAAAATggaaaggccctggggtaggggCAGGCTACACAGAGAAACTGCCTTCCAGTTGTCTTGGGACTTCCTATATCATACATTGGTCCTGTTCCTGCTACAAAGCAAACTTGACTACTTTTAGACCTTAACTCTACTCTTTTTGAAGATAACCACCTTTACCATCACAAATACCTCTGTATTTATACACTGACTATGTAAATTGTAAATCTTACAAATGGGGTGGTTTTATAAAAAAGAAGGGTTTAGAAAAAGAATTACTATTTTACTAAGTAGAAAATGAGTTTAACATTTCATTAAATAGATTAGGAGCATTTACAAAGATGCTGCTGCTTCCTGTGATGATTTTGATATATTATACTTTCCTCTGATCTGAATTGTATAGCCCGAGGGCGGGGAGAGGATATTTCCAACTGTCCTAGGTGCACAAGGGCACCCACTCACCCCTGCTTTGTTGCTTATGATTGACATGCTCAGAGCAGGTGCCATAAAATATCTACTGGATTCCTGGTGCTCATTTTAAGTGTTTGTCATGATTCCCATCGACACAGATCcctatacctatttttttttttttaaagattctatttattcatgagagacagagagagagagagaggcagagacagaggcagagggagaagcaggctccatgcagggagcctgacatgggacttgatcctgggtctccaggatcatgccctgggctttaaggcagagctaaaccgctgagccacccgggctgccccctataCCTATTTATATATCCTATATTGAAACACATCATCCTGCTCCAGCTCTTTTCAGCCTTTGTTCAAAGACTCTCAGGGCAAGATGTAAATAAGCCCATTCCCTGGAGGAGCGGACCTAGCAGGACCTTTGATGATTCTGGACAACGGGTTTGATGAGTGAAACTCACCCAGATCAAAACTTCTCCTTGCTCTACGACAGTGATCATAATTTCAGCCTATTTTGTGTTTATgggtggcagaaggagaagataCTGTCTCAATTTATTCCAGATGGAAATGACAGCAGCCTTCACAAATGCTGCCCTACACAGTAGACCGCCCAAGTTTCACTGGAAAattcactcaattttttttttaaactgtcactatttgccaAAGAcgtgatactctttttttttttttttttttttttagatcttatttatttattagagacacacacagagagagagagaggcagacataggcagagggagaagcaggctccatgcagggagcccgatgtgggactcaatcccggaactctgggatcatgccctgggcagaaggcagtgctaaactgctgagccacccaggctgcccagacactcaatttttaaaacccaGAGAAACACTGTAAAAAATAAGTTGTGTCACAAAGAAATTTAGAGAAAAGAGGTTTAACACATCACATTTTCGATAAGCTTAAAGAGTCGATTAGGTTGGATGTGGGCATTCGGTGAAATGGAGAAGGCCCGTTAGAGCTGGCTCACTGGTTTATGCGCCCACCACGTCTCGGAGAGCAGAGCGAGGGCACAAGGCACACAAAGACAGGGCCCTGGGAAGGCTGACTGTCCACAAATGACACTCCGAGTAACGAGGATACACAGAGTGTTTGTAGATATCAACCAACCGAATTTTGATAAATACATGTTTCAGTTTGAAGGGGTCTTAGCAAAGATCCAAAAGTGATGCCTTATTCTACGGTCAGTTTATCACACCTCTTAAGTCGTACTTTCTATAAAGGAGATGGCACTTACTACTCTTGCTCCTGTGGCAAGAATAAAATGCTGGGATTTCTGCttgaaaatggagagaaatgtaAAGTTTTGATAATGAAGCCAGAGGAAAATctgaaatgcacatttttaaaaagggcctagggcagcccgggtggctcagaggtttagcgatgccttcagtccagggcttgatcctgaggacccgggatcaagtcccatgtcgggctccctgcatggagcctgcttctccctctgccagtgtctctgcctctctctctctctctctctctcactcactctgtgtctctcatgaataaataaattaaatctttaaataaaaaaataaataaataaaaacttaaaaaggcctaacttttaaaaacaagtatcaAAAACTAAATAGGTAGTTCAATGTGGTAAATAAAATTGAAGACGAACCCATTAGGACTCATTGCCTCGGGTCTATGAACCCATTAAGTAAATCACTACTATCAAAGAATCATTATTTCCATTGAAATGCATATATTTCATTAACTCCATCTTAAAACGCTAGACTTGGGAGACTTAGGGCTACCAGGGCCCCATGGCAGCAACAGAGATGCCACTTCATCTATGGCGGCAGCTTCTGTCTACGGAGCTGATTCTCATACCTGGATCACTTGCCAGACACAGGAACTTCTGCTCCTTCAGCAGGCTGTAATTCTTCAACAGATTTTCTGCCCTAGCCAGCTTGTCCTCTGCCAGTCTCTCACGAACACAAAGCTCTCgttccttctctttaaaaaaggcagggaaaaaaaaataaaaaggcaagggATAAGAAAGATGTCAACAAGGGGCTACAGGTATAAGACCTTTCACATCTGGTAATCTTTCCACCTTTCCTAATCACGAAGACCAGCACGCCTCACTGGTACCGTGAAAGTTTTCTTACCATAAACCCTGGTCAACCTATTGTGTTAGGTTTTAATCCAGCACTTCAGTATGTGGCGTATTGTCTTAGGTTTTCTCATAAGGACTGGTTTAAGCACAAACACAAAGTTAGCGTCAACCTTTGGTCATGCTGTCTGAGTGGAACCCATTTGGGAAAATAAACAACTAAAGCCATCTCTGCTTTCCACTGAAAACAGGCAACAGTCCATTTTCCGGGCATGACCTGACCTCACAGAGCAAACGCTCCTTCTGGGTGAGTGACAGCACccaaatggaggggaaaaaaaaaccacagctaGGTTAGGAGGTACTTCTTTAGATAAGTAACAAaggtcatttttaaattcatggcTCAGAATTCAGAAAGTTCAGGTTTCAGTTACTATATGAAACTACAGAACACTggggtaagttttttttttttttttttttttttaatttttatttattcatgataggcacacagtgagagagagagaggcagagacacaggcagagggagaagcaggctccatgcaccgggagcctgacatgggattcgatcccggatctccaggatcgcgccctgggccaaaggcaggcgccaaaccgctgcgccacccagggatccctggggtaaGTTTTAATAAAAGGGTTGCttgttttacaaattattttgacAGAAGCATCCAGAAAAGATTTCTGGGTAAGCATAGGTTATCCTTCTGCAGAAAGCCTATCTCACAGCACACTATGCAACCACCATCAGGAAGTAATAAACAGTCATGAATGCATCGGATGCTTTCTAAGTTCATTTAAACAGAAACATGCCTATAGTCCACATTGTGCATGAAGCTACAGAAGCAAAATCAGGTGAGCCACGGGGATGGCAGGAGATGGTTGtaactctctttctttctctcttcccttaatgttttttttttttttttttaaagattttatttatttatttgagagagagagaaagagcaagcgaGAACAtctgtggggagaggcagagggaaaagtaggctcccgggggagcccaatgcaggacttgatcccaggaccctgggatcatgacctgaaccgaaggcagatgctcagccactgagccacccaggtgcccctaacgcTATCTTTTTGtagtggaggaaactgaggcccagagagggtcaTCTCTTGACCAAGATCACATAGCTTATAAGCAGtaaaactgagatttaaaaaaaaatagtgctctGTGCTACATGAAGCTGCCTCTTCTTCACCTACCTGTACACAAGGCTCCCACAGGGACGGCGCAGGCCACTTCCCCAGTGTGATGTCCAAGACCTGGACCACCTAGTATTTCTTCACATCTGCTGAGGGGGCCTCAATCTGTCCTATCATGGCTTCTCTTCCACTGGACCATCACTCTTTACTGTAGTGCTCCTGCTCTTGCTACCCTGCATCATGCAAAAACCTGGGTAGCGGCTCATGCTTTAGTAGGGTAGACAGACTTTCAACATCAAGAACTAATTAGTATCTAATCAGTTAATACTCATCAGAGTGTTGATGGGCCTAAAACACCTGGTGCCCACATACTCTACTGAGTTGCCTGAACATATTGAATTCTGCATGCTACAATATTTTACACCTGCACTGTGCTGGATCAGccatttcagaaaatgaaagtgaTGGTTTTTATTATGGAAGGCAGCCAATGCTAAAACCCTcttttacaatggaaaaaaaaatttagggtaTAAACATAttaaggaagggaaagaaaaagaggctcCGCAGTAAAGTATAACGGCTACTGCATTAGGGACATCACAGCTAGTAACAACAGTAAGAGCGACCAATCTCAGAAAAAGAGGCTCTATATGAAGGTGGCCAGCATGCTTCATATACTATTTTACAACCCATATTCTGGTTTCTCAAGCATTTATAGTATGTTCCAGCAGAACATACGAATATCAAATATTCCATTCCAATAGTTTTCAtgcacatcaaaaaaaaaaaaaaaaaaaagatttcatgcaCATCAAAAGAACCTCCACAGCTCTCCCGTGTTTTGCCCCCACTTGGACTTACGCTCCAGCCTTTCTTCACGAGCTTTGAGGGCTCGCTCTCTCTCCTGTAGCTGCAGTTCCTTTAGTTTCAGCTCTCCCAAGACAGGGCTGGAATCCTGCAACTTCTCTGGTTCTAATCGCCGCCCTCTCCTCTCGGgatttcttctttgctcttctgCAACCAAGTTTGCTATCAAGGGATTGTCAAGAATTTCTTCCACAGAAGGTCGGTGGTAATCCTGGGGGAAAGAAATGCTCAGTGTTATAATCAGATTTCATAACACAATGCTTGTCCTAACAGAGCAGGTACACTAAAAAACGGCATACATTTCCAAGACAAAAGAAAGGCCTCCTTTATGGATGGGTCTTAATTCAACACCTGGAAAGGTTAAGTTCACTGGTGGCTTTAACCCATGAGGTTCTGGGACCACAGTAATGTAGATGTTCACTTAACCTCCGTTCCCCCTTAACCTTTCTAAAAAAGTTTAATCCCTGAGCTGGTGGTTGGTAGCACTGCTCAGGTCTGTTTTAGGGAAAGTACTCTAATACTACTTTACTACTACTTTAAGCAAAATCCTCTCTCATTGACCTTCAGTCCTGTCAGGTCACCATTATCCTTCTTTGTAATTCTACAGCATTTCAACCTGACCCTAGGACATCTCTATCCCCATCCCACggccagattttttttccacctcatCTTTATGTATttcccctggatttttttttttttttttttttttttttttttttaagccagccCTCCCTTGCCCCATCTCTGATCTCTCAACTGGAGCAAGAGGCAGGGTAATGAAGTCTTATTTGTGACTCCTTCCCTTACCACCTGCCATGCTGAGGTAAGCAAAGGGAACTGCGGATTTGGAGGTTTTCTGCAATCTTGCTTTGCTATCAACCATCTGTTAgtatggcagagagagagaggagacctAAAGAGAGCACAGAACGTAGGCTAGCAAGAACACACAATTTGCCAAATTTACGTGTTTTCACTTGCATTAACAGAGTAGATTTACCTAAGGAAATATAGCTAGTGCTTCTTCAGTCTTATTGCTCCAAGAGAGAAAATATACTCCACGATGTAATTGAGAGATAGACACAGACAATATAATCTTACACTCTTTACCTTTAAATTTAACATCCTTGTAATAATATCATTCAATTCATCAGAGTAACGGTATGGAATTCGCCTGAATTTGCCTTCTCTAATCTTCCCTGCTAGTTCTTTCTGGTTGAAAGCTGTAAATGGAGGCCTGAGggagaaatgtttttaatgtaaaaatgaaaatatagaatagGAACCAAATCAAAAGCATAGTTTAAGCTCCAGTTTGTATTTATGCCTCTTCTGGGATTGTCTTCCACAGCTAAGTAGCCCAATCTTGGCATTAGACATTTAGAGTTATGTAATGTTTGTTAGGGGAGGCTAACCTGTGCATTGTAGTACATTTTGCAGCATTGCTGGCCTGTCTAATCATGAGATTCCAGTAGCTATCTCTAGCTGTGACatccaaaaatgtctccagacattgttaAATGTCCCTTAGAGGGTAAGATTGTTTCCCACTCCAGGGCTGAGAACTGCTGCTCTACAGAAGAgtttagaaggaaaagaatgggaaCACTTTCTTGTTCTCCAGACCCCCAGACCTCTCCCCTAGATTTTCGTTTCGTGTCTTCCATAGGCCTGACCTCTGTGCTCTCCCCCTGAGCTAAGTATCAGTCTAGCAAGGGATGAATCTAACCAGGTTAAAAGTGTGAACCAGCCTCAGGGGTTACATTattaatttgcaaataattttttaatctgtatGAGTCTTTCAGATTTGAATATGCCTGGATGCTCAAAAAGTTGAACCCAGTGAAAGGTGACAAGCCTCTATGACTGTATAAACTTCAGACCAGAAATCTGTCTTCATCATACTTACATTAATGCACACAATTCATACAGCAAACAACCTAGTGACCAGATATCCGATTTTTCATTGTAGGACATCCGATTCATTTGTTCCTAAAGGGGGTAATCAGGGTAAAAATGTAGGAGGAATCAAAAGtttatcttgttttaaaactTACAAAATGACCCGAGACAAAAGTGGAATCTCTTTAAGTTTGGTAATACtgactcagaggaaaaaaaaaaaaaaaaggaaaacattttatattacattttatatctgtaacaaaaatatcaaatacaaaaGGCTCATTCAGCTTATGTCAATCTTGTATCATAATAACAAAAGATGGCACTttgtattttatcttcaaatttataatggaaaaaaggtAATCATTCTAATATATTTTGTCCCATATAATTCATGCACCTTTTTTTCTTGCATAAATGTTATTGTGTTACAATAGATCAGGTGCTGATAATTCAAACCTCTACCCACAAGGCATTCATATCTAAAAATCCCAGTTTAAAAGAGCTTGagggaaaaaagaaccaaagaaattTCAGAATAACTAAAACATTTATCTAGCCTACATTTAAGTGGATATAGACATAAATGGCTATCCATTTTAATGAattatccatttatatatttttcccttagTCCACAGTATAAGTCACAGTatgaattattctcattttctagtTTAATCATTTGCGTTTCTCCCACACGTACAGTAATAGTCTACCATAGTTCTTATTCTCAACAAAGCAAAGCACTGAAGCAAGTACCAAAGCCTTCAGAAAGCTTCTTGGTGTTTTAATCTCCCAACAGGTGAGTCTGATACCACTTCCTGACAATCAATGCCTTAGGGAAGACAGAACTGATCTAATTACAAGAGCAGgagggaaaaggaacaaaagaattaCACAGGTTTCAAATTTTCCAAGAACCACTTCTGGataattttcctttatgtttaagGCTTTCTATTTGGAATCTGATCCAGTGAGAAAAATGGCTTGGTTCTGACAGTGTCTAAGCTTagtcaaaaacaaaactgttaatTTACAAAGTTTTATACTATAGTCAGATTGgggaaaataactaaaaaagatttggaaaatccTGGAAATGTTTgtgaattgctttaaaaaaatgaataaatctccaTCTGTATCTGCTCAGATTTCATATACAACACATTGGTGATAGCATACTGCTTCAAGCTTATCAAGAGCCATTAGGTAGTATCTAGAGAGTCATAAACAGTTCATATTCTTTGACCTAGCAATTTCATTCTGAGAGCTACAGGCCAAGAAATAAccaaaaaggaagacagaacaattCACACAAAGGTATGCAGAGCCCGGCTCCTTAGAAGGGTaagaaattttggaaacaaaatatcCAGGAACAGAGGGAAGGGATACATAATGTGAGTGGGctgcagctccctgcaggaaaaagcaacaaaaaaagagCAAGTACAAGAAGCTAACACTGTAAAAACATGTTATCTGGAGTGAATCTCCACCAAGAAGAATCATCTAGAGAGTGTGTTAAAAGGCAGAGTCCAAAATGAAAAGTggaagggggatgggggtgaaagCAGAGTACAAGAACTGGTCCAGGGATCCAGACTCACTGGATTTGGGTTTGGGGTCCAGGactctgcattttaaacaaacaCTCCAAAGAAGTCCAAGCTGAAGTACAGGACCCACGGCACTTTGGGAGATGTTGCTCTTGAGGCCAGAGACAAAACCTATTTCATCTTTGTAATCCTGGCACTTGGCACAGGACAGTCATTCAATAAAAGCTtctctttagggatgcctgggtagctcagttgggtaACTGTCCGACtcttttgcttttggctcaggtcatgatctcagggtctggggatccagcCCCGAGTTGAgatccacactcagcggggagtctgcttgagattctctccctcaccctctgcttctccctccactcttgctcatgctctctctcaaatatataaataaatcttaaaaaaaaaaaaagcttcacttTGATTGCTGATATAGAGGAATTTAATAGTCTGGtggttcatttgaaaaaaatacaaatttaaaatgaacgttatagggatccctgggtggcgcagtggtttggcgcctgcctttgggcccagggcacgatcctggagacccgggatcgaatcccacatcgggttcccggtgcatggagcctgcttctccctctgcctgtgtctctgcctctctctctctctctgtgactatcataaataaataaaaatttaaaaataaataaataaataaataaataaataaataaataaaatgaacgtTATAATTCTTGGCTATTGTGTATTACTaagcaaacaagtaaacaaaacctCAATTTCCCTGCATTTGAATGCTTAGCATTAGgatgtttaaaaagtatttaaattctGAAGTACTTACAGGAGACATGTAATAGGGTGTGCCAACAAATGTTTTTGCAAAACTTGTATCATGGTTTAATATCCTCGCTAGCCCAAAGTCCCCAAGCTTAACGTTTTGCTTGCCATCCAGGAAAACGTTGGCTGGTTTCAGATCACGATGCAGCACAGTATGACCACCATCGCTTCGTCTGTGACATTCCTTTAGGGCCAGAGTCAGCTGAGTCATCACTCGAAGAACAAACTCTTCCTCTAAATATTGTCTGAAACCAAAGCAGTTATACAGCATATAACTTATGaacaaagccatttaaaaaatgggataaCGTGAAGTCTCTAGTTTTCAGAATGTACAAATAGGGAAATAAACTCTTATTTTCAATATGAGATATGGGTGTTGATTCACCAGAGATTTTCTAAAGTGCTGTCAACCCATCAAACAAATACAAGAAGTCTTTCCCATTACTAAGTACTTCATCCCCAATCCTAAAACAGGAtgcttaacaaaaaagaaaacttggccCGTTTTTAGCTTAAGTTTAAAAGACGAATTTACCTTTCCTTTGTTCCCTTTGTAATTAGACTAGCCAGGTCCCCTCCTTCACAATATTCCATTACAATGTACAGTGTTGTGTTGGTTCGGTCAATAATTCGATCATAGTAACGGACAATGTTTGGATGCTTCAGTTCACGGAGCAAATTCACTTCAGAAACAAGCATCTGTTTCTCGGCTTCTGTCATGGAGCCATAGTCAAGTTCTTTCCAAACTAATACCTGAAGTAAGAATTTCCAAGGTATGAATGAACTCATTATACTCAAAGAACgaacattctaaaattttaaaaaaaattt carries:
- the NEK2 gene encoding serine/threonine-protein kinase Nek2, yielding MPTRAEDYEVLHTIGTGSYGRCQKIRRKSDGKVLVWKELDYGSMTEAEKQMLVSEVNLLRELKHPNIVRYYDRIIDRTNTTLYIVMEYCEGGDLASLITKGTKERQYLEEEFVLRVMTQLTLALKECHRRSDGGHTVLHRDLKPANVFLDGKQNVKLGDFGLARILNHDTSFAKTFVGTPYYMSPEQMNRMSYNEKSDIWSLGCLLYELCALMPPFTAFNQKELAGKIREGKFRRIPYRYSDELNDIITRMLNLKDYHRPSVEEILDNPLIANLVAEEQRRNPERRGRRLEPEKLQDSSPVLGELKLKELQLQERERALKAREERLEQKERELCVRERLAEDKLARAENLLKNYSLLKEQKFLCLASDPELFDLPSSIIKKKVHFSGESKENVMRSKNSESLLTSKSKCKDLKKRLHAAQLRAQALSDIEKNYQLKSRQILGMR